In Streptomyces liangshanensis, the DNA window AGATCGTGGTCATTGTCGGATTCCGGCGCCCGGAGGAAAACCGCCTTCCGCGGCGCCTCACCGGATTCGGCGACCACCCGGAATCCGAGGGTTTCCGTGTAGAAACGGGTGCTGGTGTCCGCGTCACGAACCCACAGCACCGCGTGATTGATTCCTCGGACCGGCACGGAATTCCTCCGAAATACTCTGGGGCACAGCTAATTCGGCTCCGCCTCGCTGCCACCATTGTGCGTACACGTCGTCGGCCTCAACAAGGGTGAGGTATCCCTCAGCCATGTGCGCGCACAGCGCGTCCACCGCGGGAGCGACCGGCGAGTCGGTGCGCCAGGCCAGGACGAGGTCGCGGACGAGCGGGTCGCCGGCCAGGGTGAGGGTGGCCAGTGACTCGCGCGCCTTGCCCAACGGGTAGAGCACGCAGACCGCGTCACCGGCCGCGGTCAGCTCGAACGCGACGTGCGCCTCGTCGGTGACGTGCGCGATGCGCTGCTCGAACCCCGCACGCCGGCAGGCGTCGGCCACGTGGTCGTTCATGCCGCTGTCGTCCGGGTGCGGCATGACCCAGACGTCGTCGGCCAGGTCGTTCAGGGCGATCCGCCCCGCGCCGGACAGATGATGGTCCAGGGACACGCCGACGAAGATCGGTTCGGTGAGCAGGACCCGGTGCGCGACTCCGGGCGGCAAGGTCACCGGTGTGCCGGGGAACCGGCGCAGCACCGCCACGTCGAGTTCGCCGGAGGCGAGCAGTGCGGTGACGGTGTCGGTGCGCCGTACCGTACGGCTGGTCGTGGCTCGTTCGGGCAGCAGGACACCGAGTGCTCTGATCAGCAGGTTGAAGTGCTGCGCGGGCACCCCGCCGACGCGCACCGGCGTCGCCGCGTCGGCGTGGAGGGCGCGGCGGGCGACGTGGGGCAACTCCTCCAGGTCCGTGCGGATGCGAGTGGCCTCGCGGACGAAGACGGTGCCCGCGAGGGTGAGCACCACGCCGTCCCGGAGGCGGACGAAGAGTTCGCCGCCCACGTGCTTTTCTATCCTTTTGAGTTGCGCGGTGACCGCGGGTTGGGTGAGGTGCAGACGGGCGGCGGCGCGCCGCACGCTGCCCGCCTCGGCGATGGCGAGAACCACATCCAAATGCCGTATGTCCAGGCGCATGGCTGGATCGTACAGCGGGTGCGGGTTACGGGACAGAACTGTTATCGCCGAATGCGATACGGCCCCGAAACGGGACAGCGGTCGATAATCACGGCTCTTCGGGCGTCCTCCGGCGGAGCTGTCGGTTGCCGCCCCCGACGCCCGGTGGCAGGGTCGCAGGCCAGCCTCCGGAGAGCCGGTTTCCAGCTAGGTGGGTTACGTGCTGACGCATATCAGGACCGCCAGTGACCAAATGGCGCGCTTCGCGGAGAGTTCCTCCGTACTGTTCTCCGAGTCCGCCCTGGACCGGTTTCTCGCGGCGGCCTTTCGCGAATACGCGCACATCACCGAGAACGACCCGGTGCCGTGTTTCGCGGTGTTGTTGGGAACAGCGGCGGACGGTGACTGGCTGGTGCACGACGTGGCGTTCGGGCGCAACGTCCGCACTACCGACCCGAGCGCGCGCCAGGAGTTCACCTCGATGATCGTGCCGCGCTTCGGAGCGGCCTACGAGAACCCGGTCCGCGCGTGGTGGCTGGACCCGGCGGACCTGCTGCGCATCACGCGCGACGCCGACCGCCGGGGACTGGATGTCCTGGGTTCGGTCCACATGCACCCCGACTGGCACCGGCTCGGCCCCTCGCAGGCCCGTGCTCGTCCGCTGGACGAGTGCCCCACCGATATGGACCGTTACGTGTTCCGCAGCAGCGGCTGGCCGGTCAACGTCGTCTGTTACGTGGAGCGTCGACACGGCGCGCACGGCTACGCCCTTTCGGCATGGGACGCGGAGTGCCGGCAACTTGCCCTGCGCGTGCACCGGCTGACGGAAGGTTCCCTACCCGAAGGCGGAGGCGGCAATGACTGACGACGACGCGGACGCCGTACGGGCTCTGTGGCGGTTGATGGCCGACGGGTGGCGGCACGGTGACGCCGAGGCGTTCGGCTCGGTCTTCACCGAGGATGTGGCCTTCGTGTCCGTGCGCGGCGAGGAATTGCGCGGGCGCGCCGCGGTGGTGGCCAGGCACGCCTGGCTCTTCGCCGGCGCCTTCCGGAGCACCCGGCTGATCCCCGACATCCGGCTGGTCCGTCCGGTCGGCGGCGGACTGACGCTGGTCCACGTGGTGACGGCGATCGAGCCGGACGGGCCCTCCACGCACGCGCAGGCACTGGTGGCCGCCGAGGAGTCCGGCCACCGGATCGCCGCCTTCCACAACATGACCGTCACCGCACCTCAGGGAGAGCAGACATGAGCCGGCCCCGCCTCAGGCATGTGGCCCTGGTCGTCCAGGACGCCGCTGCCGCCGCCGCCTTCTATCGCGAGACACTCCAGATGGAGGAGTTCCACCAGGACCCGGACGGCAGTCGGTTCATGACCGACGGCTACATCAACCTGGCGCTCATCCAGCACCGCCTCGACGGCGATGTGCCGACCGGGTTCAACCACTTCGGGTTCGAGGTGCCGGACGTCGACTCGGTCGCGGACCGGATGACGCAACGCGGCGTCGCCCGGCCCGTGTTGCGCGGCGGCGACCGTCCCTTTGCCGAGTATCGGGCGATCGACCCGGAAGGAAACTGGTTCGACCTGTCCTCACACGGGTTCCTGCCCCCGGGCACGGCCCCGTGACACCACCCGGATTACTTGACAGACCCAATCATTGAGGATTACCTCCAAGCGGATCGTCCTGGAGCGCCCGGGAGACAGTCATCGGTGCCACCCCGGCGTGCCTGGCCACGTCGGCCATCGTCGGCGCCGGCTCCGCCCCCGATCCGGAGCTTGCGCCGGAGAAGGATTCTTCTGGCTCGCCATGGCCGACCGGCCATCGTTTCGCCGACCGCACCAGGGCCCGGCACGCCGACGTCCACGCGCTGCCGGAAGCCGGGCACAGCCGCCGCTCGGTCCAGCGGCAGCTCGGCGTGACCCGGCGGACCGTCAAGCAGTTCGCCGAGGCCAAGGCTCCGGAGGAGTCGACCGGTGGAACGAGGGCCGCACCAACGCCTGGAAGCTGTGGGAAGAGATCCTGCCGCTCGGCTACAGGGGCAGCTACCAGCGCGTCCGCGCCTACCTGCACAAGAAGCGGACTTCCCCACGACCGGTAGTCGCCCGGCCGGATCGACGCGCTCACCCGACACGTCCGCGCTTTCGCCGTCACGCTGACTGCCCTGGAGCTCGGGCGCGGTTGAAGGCCATGTCAACCGCATCAAAATGATCAAGCGGCAGATGTATGCAACCGATCTGAACTCGCCGAGCTGTGGGCCGAAGCCGCGAACCGGTCGAAGTGGCGCCAGGACATCACCCGCCTCCGCGACGTCCTCGACCCTCCGATCCCGCCACAAGAGGAAGCCCTGTTCGAGATCCGAACGCTTCCTGGCCTTCATCGCCGTCCCACCAGCCTCATCCACTACCGCAGACTCACCAACTGAAACGACGTCTTAGTGGTCGAGCGAGGTGATGCCCACGGAACCTCTGGTGATGGGCACAGAGGGCGCATGAGAATACGTCACCACCCGGGCCGTCCCCACCAGCCCGGAGCCGGTACGGACCACGCCGGTCGACGTGCGCCACGTGGCCGGTGGGGAGGGGCACACCGGGCGTCACGCCTTGGCGTTGCGACCGTTCCGCTCGACCGGGATCCACAGCTGGGAACCGGTCGCGGTGCCGGTCTCCACCGGCCGCGTCCGCAGGAGTTCGGGACCTTGCCGGCTCATGTACGGGTTCGAGGGGAACCACTGCGTGAACACGTCCCGCCACAGCTCCTGGAGAGCGTTCGGGTAGGGCCCGTGGTTGTCGAACACCGCCCAGGCGCCGGCCGGTACGTCGAGCACATCGAGCTCCTCGGCGACCGTCCCGGGGGCGGTCACCACTCCGATCCAGTGGTCCGCCCCGGCACCCTCCTCCCGGCTGTCGGTCAGGTACACGGCCGCCGACAGGATCCCCGCCGGCTCCTGGCCGGCCGCCTGCCGGTCGGCCAGCTCCTTCATGCGTGTGACCGCCCGCTCGTCCAGACTCTCCACGTGCGCCGCGGCGACCGCGTTGACCCCGTCGTGCACGAGAGGGACCCGGGCCTTGCTGCCGACGACCCGGAACGGGTCCTTCTCCACGATCCGGTACCGCATGGCCGTAGCGCCTTCCACGACGACGCGGAAGGACATGCGCGGCTGAGCGGTGAGCACCGCACCGGTGCGTCGGGCCTCGCCCGGCCCGACGCCGTGCACCGACCGGAACGCCCGGGCGAACGCCTCGCCCGAGCCGTACCCGTACCGGACCGCGATGTCGAGCAGGGTCGGTTCACCGGCCAGGACCTCGGCCCCGGCGAGCGTCATCCGCCGGCGGCGCACGTAGACCGGGACCGGCATTCCGGCGAGCGCCGAGAACAGCCGGCGGAAGTGGTACTCCGACACCGCGGCGACGCGGGCCACCTCGGCGATGTCGACCTCCCGGCCGAGGCAGGCCTCCAGGTGGTCCAGCGCCTGATTCAGCCGCTCCAGCACGCGCATCATCCTCCGTGGTCGTGGGCGCCGCGGTCGCGGAGCCTTCGTGCAGCAAAGGGGATTCCTCCCGCGCCGGCCCGACAGAACCGGCGCGGGAACGGCCGGGTGGGAAGCCGCGGCGTCACGTGAGGCTTGCGGCCATGACTGATGTTAAAGGGCTGTGCCGGCCGCGGTTCTCCGCGGTCCGCGAGGCGTTCGGAGCGTTGCTCGCCAAGGACGACGTGGGCGCCTCGGTCGCTGTCCACCTCGGCGGCGAGCCGGTGGTGGACCTCTGGGGCGGGTACGCCGACGCGGACCGTTCCGTCCCCTGGGACCGCGACACCCTCACCGCCGTGAACTCGACGACCAAGAACATGACCGCCCTCTGCGCGCTGATCCTTGCCGACCGGGGCCGCCTCGACCTGTCCGCGCCGATCGCCGCGTACTGGCCCGAGTTCGCCGCCGCCGGCAAGGAGAACGTACTGGTACGGCACGCGCTGTCGCACACCGCGGGACTGCCGGACCTGGCCGGGCCGATCGCGGTGGAGGAGCTCTACGACTGGGAGGGCGTGACGGCGGGGCTGGCCGCGCAGGCCACCGAATGGGAGCCGGGGACCGCCGCCGGCTACCACGCGCTCACCTTCGGGTTCCTGGTCGGTGAGATCGTCCGCCGCGTCACCGGCCGTGGCATCGGCGAGTTCTTCGCCGAGGAAGTGGCCCAACCGCTGCGGGCGGACTTCCACTTCGGGCTCTCCGAGGAGCACGACCACCGCGTCGCACCGCTCATCCCGCCGCCGTCGCTGACCGACGCGTACGCCTCCAGCGCACCGCCGGCAGCGGACGGCACCCGCCGCGAGTCGACGAGTCCCGCGGTGCGGGTCAGGGACGCCAACTCCCTGGCGTGGCGCCGTGCGCGGCTTCCCGCGGTGAACGGCTTCGGCAACGCCAGGTCCGTCGCCCTCGTCCACTCGGTCCTGGCGAACCACGGGTCGGCCGGCGGAGTACGACTGCTGTCCCCCCGGGGCTGTGAGCCCGCGTGGCAGGAGGAGTTCCGCGGTAACGACCGCGTACTACGGACGCCGATGGCCTGGACCGCGGGCTTCGGCAAGTTCGGCAACAGCTTCGGCTGGGGCGGCTGGGGCGGCTCGCTGGTCGTGAGCGACCCCGACTCGCACCTGACGGTGGCGTACGTCATGAACCAGATGGTGGACCGCGGCCGGGAGGAGGACAACCGGGGCATGGAAATCCTCCTGGCCGCGTACGACGGACTGCGGTGACCACCAGGCGGGGGGGGCACGTCCCCACTGCGCAGAGAGCGTGGTGGCGCCCCGCTACCTCGGCCCGCATTGTCTGCTTCACGACGTAGCGATGTCGAGCTCGGCAACGATCCGAGGTAGTACGGCGCTGGCAACCTGTTCCTTCGCGAGGTTCTCCGTAACGGCCGCCAGCTTCTGCTTCACTGCGCTGTACTTGTCCGCCAGCTCTTGCATGGCAGCCGGCGTGGTGTTCTGCGCCTTCACGCGGGCTTGGAACTCATCGACGAGGGCGGGGAGCGGACGTGTCGGGCCTGACCAACCATCAGGCCCCACTCCCGGGACCCCGGCGCCCTCATGCCCTCGCCCTCAGGGCTGCCCCCTCACCGGATTGCGTTCATAGAGTTCGCGGACTCGACGCGACGTGCGCCACGACGCCTCTCCGCTTCCCTGCCCCCGGCTTGACCTGCCCTTTTGCGCCGTCATGGATGGCCAGGACAGTGCCGGCCGCAACCGATGGGCGACATGTAACGACGGCAAGTGGGCGGAAAAGTGTGACCGGGCCGTGTCGCGCGGCCGCGAAGTGGCGCTACGGTCCCGGCCGACGGTCCTCGTGAGAGCCGCCGTCACCATGGCCGGCACCGCGCACCGTGCCCCATGCGCCTCGTACCCCCACGTCCATCGCGCCGACGGGCCCCACCCGGCCCGGCGCTTCCGATCCTGATCGGAGAGCACATGTCCCGCTGTGCCCGGCTGCTCATGAACACCGCAGCCGTCGTCCTCCTGAGTGTGGCCGCCCTCTCCCCCACCTCCTCGGCCAACGCGGCCGCTTCGGCGGCCGGTTGCGCCGGCCCCAACTCCCAGATACCGCCTGGGAAGACCACCAGCCGGACCCTCACCGTCGGAGGCATCCAGCGGACCTACCGGGTCCACGTTCCCGCGACGTACACCGGGATCAATCCCCGTTCGCTCGTCCTCTCCTTCCACGGTCACGGTCGCACCGCCGCCTTCCAGGAGAGCCTGACGCAGCTGTCCGCGGTCAACGCCCTCGTCGTCTATCCGCAGGGTGTCACCGGCACCGACGGCGAGAGCGCCTGGCAGGGCGCTCCCTACTCCGCCCCGGGTGTGGACGACATCGCGTTCACCAAGGCGCTGATCACGCGGTTGCAGAGCGACCTGTGCGTCGACCCCCGCAAGGTCTTCGCCTCGGGGAAGTCCAACGGCGGGGGGTTCGCGGCCCTCGTCGGCTGCCGTCTCGCCGACCGGGTGGCCGCGGTGGCCACGGTCGCGGCCGCCTTCTATCCGCAGGGCGGCACGTGCAAGCCGCAGCGCCCCGTCGCGGTGCTGTCCTTCCACGGACAGGCCGACGACACCATCCCGTACAACGGGGACACCTCGAAGGGCCTGCCCTCCCTCCCCTCGTGGCTGGCGGCCTGGGCGCAACGCGACAGCTGTGCGGCGACTCCGCGGACTTCCCGGATCAAGCCGAACGTCGTCCACCAGGTGTGGTCGTCGTGCGCCGGCGGCAGCACGGTGGAGCACTACCGCATCGAGGACGGCGGACACGTGTGGCCGGCGACAACTCCGAACGGCGACACGGCCACCCCGACCACCATCGACGCGACGCCTCTCGTCTGGGACTTCTTCCTCGCCCATCCGATGCCGGCCACGTAGGCGCCTGACGAGCGGCCGTCACCGACGTTCCCTACGCCGGGGACGGCCGCGCGTGCCCGCGGGACGAGTCCCGCCGTTGTCGAACACGGCGGGATGCCTGCCGCGCGGCTTCCGTCTGCGTATCGTCGGGGCAACCGGAACGGCCGGGCCCTCAATGTCCCAGGGCCGCCTTCGCCGCCACCAGGACCAGCCCCAGAATCAGATTGCCCATGCCCTCGATGCCCGCCTGAGTGCGCGACGCCCCGGCATGCAGTGCCCCGACGAAGGCCCAGGCAACCAACTGCGCGATGGCCACGGCCAGTCCGAGCCATCCCGCCCCGTCCACCCCCAGCCCCAGGAGGGGACTCACCACCACGGCCACCGCGGGCAGCACGGCCGCCTCGACGATGGGCCACTCGTGCCGTCCGACCGCCCGGACGTCGGACCACCCGATGCGCCGGCCGACCACGCGTTCACCGGCCAGCTGCGCGTACACATGGGCGGCCCAGAAGACCACTCCGGTCACCAGGAGCAGCGCCATCACCTGGAGCCGCGGGAAGTCGCCGACCGTACTGGCCGTGGCGACCACGGAGGCGGCGAGGAGCGAGCCGTAGAGGGCGCCCGCGAAGTCCGTGCGTACCGCCGGCTCACCCTCCGGGCCGGACCTCCGCCGACGGGGAAGAAGGCTGTTCACCAGCCCAACCTACAGACCCGGCGCGCCCCGGCCACTCCTCCGGCAAGTGTGTCCTCTTCCGACCTGCCGGGCGCTACCGCTGAACCGTGTCGGGCACCGATTCCGCCCCCACCCCGTCAGGGACCCCCGTCAGGGGCGGATCTCGTACACGCGGTTTGTCATCGACTCCGTGGCGAGCCGCCAGGAGCGCAGACCCGCCTCCGCCGCGATCTCCCGCAGCGCCGCCTCTCCGGGGTGGTTGCCGAGGGCCTGCGGGCCGTGCTGGGCAACCGCGCCCGGGAGGCAGAGCGTCGCGGACGTGGCCGCGAAGGCGCGGCCGATCGGGCCGACCAACTCGGACGGCTCGGCGGAGGCGTTGGGTTCGACCGCGAGTACGGTGCCGTCCTCGGCCAGGGTTTCACGGGAGCGGCGGAACGCGGCCCCGGGATCCCCGAGGTCGTGGAGGCAGTCGAAGAACGCGACGAGGTCGTACCCGGAGCCGGGGAACTCGGCGGCCGGAGCGACGTCGAACATGACCCGGTCACGCAGCCCTTGCTTCTCGGCCTCGCGCCGGGCGGCTCCGATCGAGTGTGCGTGGTAGTCGAACCCGTGGAACCGGCTGTTCGGGAAGGCCTGGGCCATGAGCAGGGTCGAGACGCCGAATCCGCAGCCGACGTCCGCGACCCGTGCGCCCCGCTCCAGCTTGGCCACAACACCGTCCAGGGCCGGAAGCCACTCCTGGGTCAGCATGCCCACGTAGCCGGGGCGGAAGAAGTCCGCCGTGCCCTCGTACAGTTCGGGACCGTGTTCGTCCCAGCCCACGCCCTCGCCGGTACGGTAAGCCCGCATCAAGTCGTCCTCGACCGCGTACAGGGGCTTGAGCATCCTGAACGCGCCGACGAAGTAGGTCGGCGCCGACGGATCGGCCAGCACCGCCGCATGCTCGTCCGGCAGGACGTAGGTGTCGGCGGCGGGGTCGCGTCGCACGTACTCGCCGGCCACCTGGACGGCCAGCCACTCCCTCACGTAACGCTCGGCGAGCCCGGTCCGTTCGGCCAACTGCCCCGAGGTGAGAGCCCCAGCGCCGGCCATGGCCTCGTACAGGCCGAGCCGCGCCCCGATCGACGTGGCCAACGCCGCGAACGCGGCCGCACCGTCCCCCGCCACCCGCTCCAGGAACTCCCTCACCTGGTCCTGATCCAGCTCACCCGTGGGAGTCGCCATCATCCCCGCCACCCTTCCTGCGGTCCGTCGCGTGTTTCCGCGCGGGGAAAGTCCTCACACTCGCATCAC includes these proteins:
- a CDS encoding LysR family transcriptional regulator, translating into MRLDIRHLDVVLAIAEAGSVRRAAARLHLTQPAVTAQLKRIEKHVGGELFVRLRDGVVLTLAGTVFVREATRIRTDLEELPHVARRALHADAATPVRVGGVPAQHFNLLIRALGVLLPERATTSRTVRRTDTVTALLASGELDVAVLRRFPGTPVTLPPGVAHRVLLTEPIFVGVSLDHHLSGAGRIALNDLADDVWVMPHPDDSGMNDHVADACRRAGFEQRIAHVTDEAHVAFELTAAGDAVCVLYPLGKARESLATLTLAGDPLVRDLVLAWRTDSPVAPAVDALCAHMAEGYLTLVEADDVYAQWWQRGGAELAVPQSISEEFRAGPRNQSRGAVGS
- a CDS encoding SgcJ/EcaC family oxidoreductase translates to MTDDDADAVRALWRLMADGWRHGDAEAFGSVFTEDVAFVSVRGEELRGRAAVVARHAWLFAGAFRSTRLIPDIRLVRPVGGGLTLVHVVTAIEPDGPSTHAQALVAAEESGHRIAAFHNMTVTAPQGEQT
- a CDS encoding VOC family protein, with the protein product MSRPRLRHVALVVQDAAAAAAFYRETLQMEEFHQDPDGSRFMTDGYINLALIQHRLDGDVPTGFNHFGFEVPDVDSVADRMTQRGVARPVLRGGDRPFAEYRAIDPEGNWFDLSSHGFLPPGTAP
- a CDS encoding LacI family DNA-binding transcriptional regulator; translation: MADVARHAGVAPMTVSRALQDDPLGGNPQ
- a CDS encoding AraC family transcriptional regulator — translated: MLERLNQALDHLEACLGREVDIAEVARVAAVSEYHFRRLFSALAGMPVPVYVRRRRMTLAGAEVLAGEPTLLDIAVRYGYGSGEAFARAFRSVHGVGPGEARRTGAVLTAQPRMSFRVVVEGATAMRYRIVEKDPFRVVGSKARVPLVHDGVNAVAAAHVESLDERAVTRMKELADRQAAGQEPAGILSAAVYLTDSREEGAGADHWIGVVTAPGTVAEELDVLDVPAGAWAVFDNHGPYPNALQELWRDVFTQWFPSNPYMSRQGPELLRTRPVETGTATGSQLWIPVERNGRNAKA
- a CDS encoding serine hydrolase domain-containing protein, producing MTDVKGLCRPRFSAVREAFGALLAKDDVGASVAVHLGGEPVVDLWGGYADADRSVPWDRDTLTAVNSTTKNMTALCALILADRGRLDLSAPIAAYWPEFAAAGKENVLVRHALSHTAGLPDLAGPIAVEELYDWEGVTAGLAAQATEWEPGTAAGYHALTFGFLVGEIVRRVTGRGIGEFFAEEVAQPLRADFHFGLSEEHDHRVAPLIPPPSLTDAYASSAPPAADGTRRESTSPAVRVRDANSLAWRRARLPAVNGFGNARSVALVHSVLANHGSAGGVRLLSPRGCEPAWQEEFRGNDRVLRTPMAWTAGFGKFGNSFGWGGWGGSLVVSDPDSHLTVAYVMNQMVDRGREEDNRGMEILLAAYDGLR
- a CDS encoding alpha/beta hydrolase family esterase, whose product is MSRCARLLMNTAAVVLLSVAALSPTSSANAAASAAGCAGPNSQIPPGKTTSRTLTVGGIQRTYRVHVPATYTGINPRSLVLSFHGHGRTAAFQESLTQLSAVNALVVYPQGVTGTDGESAWQGAPYSAPGVDDIAFTKALITRLQSDLCVDPRKVFASGKSNGGGFAALVGCRLADRVAAVATVAAAFYPQGGTCKPQRPVAVLSFHGQADDTIPYNGDTSKGLPSLPSWLAAWAQRDSCAATPRTSRIKPNVVHQVWSSCAGGSTVEHYRIEDGGHVWPATTPNGDTATPTTIDATPLVWDFFLAHPMPAT
- a CDS encoding class I SAM-dependent methyltransferase, which encodes MMATPTGELDQDQVREFLERVAGDGAAAFAALATSIGARLGLYEAMAGAGALTSGQLAERTGLAERYVREWLAVQVAGEYVRRDPAADTYVLPDEHAAVLADPSAPTYFVGAFRMLKPLYAVEDDLMRAYRTGEGVGWDEHGPELYEGTADFFRPGYVGMLTQEWLPALDGVVAKLERGARVADVGCGFGVSTLLMAQAFPNSRFHGFDYHAHSIGAARREAEKQGLRDRVMFDVAPAAEFPGSGYDLVAFFDCLHDLGDPGAAFRRSRETLAEDGTVLAVEPNASAEPSELVGPIGRAFAATSATLCLPGAVAQHGPQALGNHPGEAALREIAAEAGLRSWRLATESMTNRVYEIRP